The DNA segment GCCTTCTGAGTGCCGGCCCTCTCATTAAGCCTCAAGGTCTTGCCACCGATAGTTCGGGAAATCTGTATGTCACGAATGAAAATCCGGATCAAAATGCGGTGTGGATCTATCCGCCGGGATCAATATTTCCCTCAAACAACCTCTACGATCCGGGAGCACCTTCAAACGTGGTCGTGGGCGACGATGGGACGATCTACGTTTCTAACAGCGGCCCGACGGCTGCCATCATGGTTTATTCGAATGGTTCAACCAATCCAACATCGGAGATGTTCGACGTGAGCGCCGCTCAAGGCTATGGTATCGCCGTTGATAAGCGCGGCAATGTTTACTGGGGAATCTCGACCGTTTCGGGCTTTCAGATCGACAAGTTCAAGCATGGAACAGTTTTGCCCGTGAACCTCGGCATCATATTGAACGATACGCCTCAATCAATGGCTTTCGATAGCGACAATCGTCTGGTCGTGAGTCAGCCTGACATTCCCTCGATCAACATCTACAAACTTCCAAACACACTTGTCAAACAGCTCGGGCAAACCGGAGCGCCGGTCGGCATTGCTTTCAAAGGTCCGCATGGCCTTTTCGTGGCCGACCGAAACACCAATCAGATCGAACAATATGCCTATCCGGCCGGCAACGTGCTACAGACGTTTGCGCCGCCGAACTTCAACCCGATCGGGGTTGCGGTCTACCCGCAACCCTAGATCGGCGCTTAGTGCGTCACACTCGGATTCTTATACGCGAAGGCGCCGTCGGGATTAGTTTTCACCCAGACGATGAGATCCCAAATCGTGGGAAACTCAAAGATCGTGACGACATTGGCCGCGCTTGTGGTCTTGCCTAGGTTCACCACGGTATCGGCCGACGGCTTATCAAGGCTCCCACCAGCCGCAACAAAATCTTTGTTCCAAATCCAGTGATCGTAGCTCATGGTTCCGGTGGCGGGATCTTTAAGCACGTAGTGGACGTGGCCCTCAAATTCGACCCAGCGGCCAGGATCGATTCCCCACAGATGCGGGCGCGGCTCACCCGTCGGTCGCGGCACGGAAAAATCGGCGCCGAGCAGATTGCCGTCGGTGTCGTACCAGAGTTGGCTTGGGTGCGTGGGGTCGGAAACCCATTGCTGATTCGCGTAGCTGATCGCGCCGGTGTCGTCGACTCCTGTGTAGCGGACGTAGCCCGCTTTCTCGGCATCTTTCGCGTGCGCAAAGCGGCTGCTCAAGTCGCGCTGGATCGAGTCGATGAACTGCCCTTCCGGCGGGGAAATCGGACCATCGAATGTCGGACCTTCATCGGCCCGCGCGATAGCGGTAAAGCCGCACGATACGGCCAGCATCACCGCCGCAAATGATAGCGCTTTCATATTCCGCTGAGCATTCACACGTCACCGCCTATCGGTTCATCACAGAGTGTCATTTTTCAAGAACGCCCACTTCGCTCGCTGTCACAGGTTCTTCCTCGTTCATTAAATCATGAATGTGGGCGAAACAAGAGATCGAAAAGCGGTGTCCACGTCTTTCCGCCATCGATCGATCGATTTTTCACAAACTCTCGGTTCTGTCTTGCAGCGTGGCGATTCCCTCCACAGGTGCGGATTACGTCGTCATACGCTATCACGTTTGAACTATAATTTGTACGAAATCCCGATGATCATCGCGCCAGCCACTGCGTTCGCCGCACCGGCAAGGACCTTTGCGCCGGCGCTGATACGGCTATCAGTTTGGCAAGACTCTGGTGTATGCATGGTCCGCCTCATGTCCTGACTGCGTGGTGAGATGAATGCCAGCATAGCAACTCACAAACGCGCAGTCTCGAACATTCGCGCGACCTATTGAAGATTCCGACGGGTTGCGCTAAACTATGCCCGCCTGATGCGCCCGCAGCGACTCGCTGTACGTTCCGGTGATCCGGAGCAACGCTCGGGTGGCGTCCAGCTCGACACGTTGCAGAAGCACTTCGGACGGGCGCCCTAACAGGTATCCTTGGACGCCGTTCACGCCGCTGCCTCGGGCCGCACCGCCAAGCTCATGGCTGCAGACGAGTCGCAAGAGCTCCTCGTCCTCGACGCCCTCGGCGATGACATACGCCCCGATCGCGCGCGAGATCGCGATGATGCCGGCGAGCACGCCTCGAGTTCCGGGGTCGCTCACCGCCTTGACGATAATCGTGCGATCGATCTTGACGTAATCAAGCGGCAGCTTGCTGAGCATCTCTAGGCCGGAATTACCAGCGCCCGTGTCGTCGAGCGCCAACAGAAAGCCGAATCGCTGCAGCTCCCGCGCGGCCGCCACGACGGAGTCGATCCGGGTGACTGCCCTTTCCGTGATTTCCACGACCACCCGATTAGGCGCCAAGCCCGCCCGGGTTACGAGTTCGGCGAACGCTGGGCCCCTGAAACTTTCGTGATCGAGCGATTGAGGACAGATATTGATGAAGAGGAGCGCATCGTCCGGCAGGTCGCGAGATCGAGCAAGAATGGCGTTTCGACAAACCGCATCCAACTCGTCCGCCGTTCCGGCCCTTTCGGCAAGATCGAACGCATCTTGTGGTCCTGCGAAGCCGTATTTCTTGGCCGGGCGCGAAAGCGCTTCGTAGGCCATTATCTCGCACCGCGCGATATCCCAGATCGGCTGAAATGCCACACCTATCTCGCCCTCGGCGATAAGTTGCCGGAGATTTCGGACCTTCGTCGACGAGAACAGCCACATGCCGTCGGTCTCTTCGTGGAAGGACTCGACGACGTTGCGCCTTCCGCGCTTTGCGGCATACAGCGCCGCATCGGCTTGGCCCCTCATCACTTCGGGATCCCGCTCGGCGCCTCGGCACGACGCGATTCCGATACTGATCGTAGCGCCCCCGAGGCCGTCTTGCACAGCCAATCGCAGGCGCTCCATCGTCTTCTCTGCTTCGTCTGGTCTCGTGTCCGTCAACAGCACGGCAAATTCGTCACCGCCGATCCGAAATGCGCGGTCCTCTACTCGTAGGAGTTGGAGCAGCTTCGCGAGTCCGACGAGCAGCTCGTCCCCTCGCTGGTGCCCGTTCGAGTCGTTCACCACCTTGAGGTCGTCGACATCGATGAGTGCCAGCGAAAGCGTCTCATCGTGGCGAGTAGCACGTGAGAATTCACGGCGGAGGTCCTCTTGAAATGCGCGATGATTTCCAAGCGAAGTCAGATTGTCGGTGAGAGCTGCTTCCTCAAATCGTGTGAGTTCTACGCGGTGCGCGTCAGCGGTCTGCCGGCGGTACTTCTCTAAGACGTAGAGGAAGACGCCGAGAAAAAAGAGCCCGAGAAACGATATCGCCATCGCGAGTCTGGAGATGAAAACACTCGTCGCTTGGAATGTGGACTCGCGCGTGATAAGCTCCGTATCGAGCCGATCTTTTGTTTCGGTGACGCGGCTCGTTATGCGAGCGTGCATCGCATCGACGTCTGATCGTTCGGTCGCCAGAACACTTCGGGACAAATGATTCGGCGAGCTAGTCTCAAACATTTGATTCGCGGCGTCGACGTATGCGCGATGCTCGGCGAGCAGCTCTGTGGCGTTATTCCGCTCGGAGGTATTGCCTAAGAGCAACACGTCGTTGAGCGTCGATTCAATATCTGCCGCATAGTGGCGGCGCAGGTCAAGATTCTGAGCGGTCGGACTATACTTGTAGCGTTCCTCGTAGATTTCTTCCTCGCTCAGCGCGTCGCTCGCGCTTCCGAAATTGAGATCGAGCTGCGTCACGAGCTTCGCTTCAGCCGTCTCAGCGTCGGTTCGACCCGAGAACCACGGCCCGTAGACGGCGCCTCCCAACAGCACCAATGTGAGACCTATCGCGGATACCCGGCTCCACAAGCCCAGGCGACGGATTGCTTTACGTAGACTACTCACTGCCTATCAGTTATCGGAACCGACCAAGCAGCGCACAACGCAAAGCGCCGTAATTCGGGGCACTATCTCACCGTACCGGGACGGCGCCCCTTACAATTCGGTCCAAAAGCCCACGTCGGCGCTAGAGCAGTTCGGCGATGCGCGCGGCCGCGAGCGCCGCGCCACCGGTCTCGACCGGACGATAATCGATGGTTCGTCTAAGCTCTTCTGCGATGGCTTGCGCGATGATTTCCGGTGTTGCGGTATCGTACTCCATGCAACGTCCCGCTCGGTAACGCTCGAGGCGGTGCCGCACATGAAAATTCTGTTCGAAGTGATGGCGCAGCGGGAAGTAGAGAAATGGCCGGCGATTGGCGGTCAGTTCCATCGTCGTCGAGAGGCCGCCTTGCACCACGGCGATGTCGCACGCCGCCAAATGACGATAGAGGTCGTGGACATACGCGCGGATTTCAAGACCACCGATACTCGGAAGCGATGCAGGATCGATGCGCGGTCCGGCGATCACGATCATGCGCAGGCTTGGTACGAGCCGCTTTGTCGCGGCATACGATTCGATCACGCGCCGCAATAGATGCGCGCCGACGCCCGAGCCGCCGACCGTGACCATGCACACAGTCTCGTCGGGTTTGTACCCAAGTTCGGCTCGAAGCGCCGCGCGATCGGTGAGCGCGGCGGGTTCGAAACCCGTGATGTAGCCCGAGAAATCGAAATGGCGCGACGTCCAGTCGCGTATCAACGGCAGATCGGCGCCCAAGCTATCCGGCACGATGTCGTCGAGATTGCCGACGAAGATCGAGCGATCGCGAAGTCGCGGAAAGCGCGCTATGTGGTCGATCATTTCGGCGTTGTAATCCGCGGCGACGAACGCTTCCCGCTTACCGCCGTCGGGCATCGGAAGCCAGCCCACGAAATCGGTCATCCACACGAACGGAGCGCGTTTCTCTTCGGGATTCTCGTGGAGAAAGTGGTCGAGTTCCCACGCTTCGTCGCCGATCCAGAGATCGTACGGATCGTCGCGCACGATGTCGTGGAAGACCATGAAGTTGTTGACCAGGATCTCATCCATGTTTCGAATGGCCTGAAACGCGTGGAGATCGTGTTCCGCCGATTCACCTTCGATGTGCTTGCTCTCGCTCGCGAGCAGCCGGCTCGCGGGATGGATCCGCTCGCCGCTCTTCTCCAAAACCGCAGTGACCGGATGCTGCGCGAGCCAGTCGATCTCGAGATCGGGCTGGAGAACGCGCAGCTCGCGCGCGATTGCGATGTCGCGCTGCGTGTGGCCAAGCCCGATGGGCGACGATACGAACAGCGCTCGCCGCCGTCGCGACCGTGCGGCCGGCCAGCGCCGCGCCGTCGGCGCCTTGCCGTTGCCGAATACCCGATCCGCGAATTCGCGGAGAAGAAGATTGATCTTCACCGGCTGGCGGCCCCACAAGATGTGGCCGCCGCCCTCGACGATCATCAGCTCTGCGCCAGTCGCTTCCGCCACCGCGACACCGCGTGTCGGCGAGACGAGCCGGTCATGCTCGCCGTGAATGACGAGCACCGGACATTCGATCTTGCGGTAGAGCTCTGCAAGCTCGGGATCTTCCGCTTTAAGGGTCGAAAGATATTCCGGCGCGTCGACTGTGGCGATCAACGTCTGCGGCGCCGTCTCGAGCCCCCAACCGACGCTATCGTCCCACTGCTTGGTTGAATGCGGCTCGGGAAGCGCCTGGTCGAAGAAGAACTCCAGGAAGTCGCGATAATGCTCCGGCCAATAGTAGCGGTTCTCTTTTTCCCATCCATCATACGTATCGCGGACGTCGTCAAACGTGCTCGTCTCGCGGGCGGCGAGCGACTCGCCGTACGGCGACACCGGCGCGAAGAACACGAGGCCGTTCGCGCGCAGCGGATGCTCGCCGGCAAGCAAGGCGGCGACCCACGCTTCGGTGCAGATGCCGACGATCACCGCGCTTTCAGTGCCGGTAGCGTCCATGACGGCGACCGCGTCCGCAACGCGCTTCCAGTCGGTGTACTGCGCGGGGTCTTGCGGCCGATCGGATTTGCCATTGCCGGTCGGGTCGTAGGTGACGACCCGGAAGTGCCGCGAGAGATACGGCACCTGCAGCTTCCACGTGCGCGAATGACCGATGGCCCACGGCGGCAGCAACAGCACGGTGTTCGGGCCGTCCCCGAAGACCTCGAAGAA comes from the Candidatus Eremiobacteraceae bacterium genome and includes:
- a CDS encoding bifunctional diguanylate cyclase/phosphodiesterase — encoded protein: MSSLRKAIRRLGLWSRVSAIGLTLVLLGGAVYGPWFSGRTDAETAEAKLVTQLDLNFGSASDALSEEEIYEERYKYSPTAQNLDLRRHYAADIESTLNDVLLLGNTSERNNATELLAEHRAYVDAANQMFETSSPNHLSRSVLATERSDVDAMHARITSRVTETKDRLDTELITRESTFQATSVFISRLAMAISFLGLFFLGVFLYVLEKYRRQTADAHRVELTRFEEAALTDNLTSLGNHRAFQEDLRREFSRATRHDETLSLALIDVDDLKVVNDSNGHQRGDELLVGLAKLLQLLRVEDRAFRIGGDEFAVLLTDTRPDEAEKTMERLRLAVQDGLGGATISIGIASCRGAERDPEVMRGQADAALYAAKRGRRNVVESFHEETDGMWLFSSTKVRNLRQLIAEGEIGVAFQPIWDIARCEIMAYEALSRPAKKYGFAGPQDAFDLAERAGTADELDAVCRNAILARSRDLPDDALLFINICPQSLDHESFRGPAFAELVTRAGLAPNRVVVEITERAVTRIDSVVAAARELQRFGFLLALDDTGAGNSGLEMLSKLPLDYVKIDRTIIVKAVSDPGTRGVLAGIIAISRAIGAYVIAEGVEDEELLRLVCSHELGGAARGSGVNGVQGYLLGRPSEVLLQRVELDATRALLRITGTYSESLRAHQAGIV
- a CDS encoding alpha/beta fold hydrolase, which produces MRARLPDREGYAERDGNKIFFEVFGDGPNTVLLLPPWAIGHSRTWKLQVPYLSRHFRVVTYDPTGNGKSDRPQDPAQYTDWKRVADAVAVMDATGTESAVIVGICTEAWVAALLAGEHPLRANGLVFFAPVSPYGESLAARETSTFDDVRDTYDGWEKENRYYWPEHYRDFLEFFFDQALPEPHSTKQWDDSVGWGLETAPQTLIATVDAPEYLSTLKAEDPELAELYRKIECPVLVIHGEHDRLVSPTRGVAVAEATGAELMIVEGGGHILWGRQPVKINLLLREFADRVFGNGKAPTARRWPAARSRRRRALFVSSPIGLGHTQRDIAIARELRVLQPDLEIDWLAQHPVTAVLEKSGERIHPASRLLASESKHIEGESAEHDLHAFQAIRNMDEILVNNFMVFHDIVRDDPYDLWIGDEAWELDHFLHENPEEKRAPFVWMTDFVGWLPMPDGGKREAFVAADYNAEMIDHIARFPRLRDRSIFVGNLDDIVPDSLGADLPLIRDWTSRHFDFSGYITGFEPAALTDRAALRAELGYKPDETVCMVTVGGSGVGAHLLRRVIESYAATKRLVPSLRMIVIAGPRIDPASLPSIGGLEIRAYVHDLYRHLAACDIAVVQGGLSTTMELTANRRPFLYFPLRHHFEQNFHVRHRLERYRAGRCMEYDTATPEIIAQAIAEELRRTIDYRPVETGGAALAAARIAELL